In the Acidobacteriota bacterium genome, one interval contains:
- a CDS encoding EF-Tu/IF-2/RF-3 family GTPase, with amino-acid sequence VVGIRPTFKRVVTGVEMFRKLLDQGQAGDNIGVLLRGTERTEVERGQVIAKPGSITPHTKFKAEAYILTKEEGGRHTPFFSGYRPQFYFRTTDVTGVVSLPEGVEMVMPGDNVNIQIELITPIAMNKGLRFAIREGGRTVGAGTITEILE; translated from the coding sequence GGTAGTGGGGATTCGGCCGACATTTAAGAGGGTGGTAACAGGGGTAGAGATGTTCCGGAAGCTACTGGACCAGGGGCAGGCAGGAGACAACATAGGAGTATTGCTGAGGGGGACGGAGAGGACTGAGGTAGAGAGGGGTCAGGTGATAGCGAAGCCTGGGAGCATCACGCCTCACACGAAGTTCAAGGCGGAGGCATACATATTGACGAAGGAGGAGGGGGGTAGGCACACGCCGTTTTTCAGTGGGTATCGGCCGCAGTTTTACTTTCGGACCACGGATGTAACTGGAGTTGTATCGTTGCCGGAGGGAGTGGAGATGGTGATGCCAGGGGACAACGTGAACATTCAGATCGAACTCATCACGCCGATTGCCATGAATAAGGGTTTGAGGTTTGCAATCAGGGAAGGAGGCAGGACTGTAGGCGCAGGAACCATCACGGAGATTCTGGAATAA
- the nusG gene encoding transcription termination/antitermination protein NusG: MAKQWYIVHTYSGFEDKVRKSLMQRAEAKGKQEEIGEILIPSEEVVEVREGKKVKSKRKFFPGYILVFMEMNEDNWHFVRSTPKVTGFAGTREKPTPLTGEEVTRILNQVSVAAEKPKPKFDFKENDTVKIIDGPFNNFIGKVEEVNHDRSTLKVMVTIFGRSTPVELEFLQVEKI; the protein is encoded by the coding sequence ATGGCAAAACAGTGGTATATCGTTCATACCTATTCTGGCTTCGAAGATAAGGTGAGGAAGTCTCTCATGCAGAGAGCAGAAGCAAAAGGAAAGCAGGAAGAGATCGGAGAGATCCTCATCCCGAGTGAGGAGGTCGTGGAGGTAAGGGAAGGAAAGAAAGTGAAGTCGAAGAGGAAGTTCTTCCCGGGTTACATTCTGGTCTTCATGGAGATGAACGAGGATAACTGGCATTTCGTGAGGAGCACACCTAAGGTAACCGGATTCGCCGGGACGCGAGAGAAGCCAACTCCTCTCACGGGAGAAGAAGTTACCCGGATCCTGAACCAGGTTTCCGTGGCAGCTGAGAAGCCCAAACCCAAATTCGATTTCAAAGAGAACGACACGGTCAAGATCATCGATGGACCGTTCAACAATTTCATCGGTAAGGTCGAGGAGGTCAATCATGACCGCTCTACTCTGAAAGTGATGGTAACCATCTTCGGGAGATCAACCCCTGTGGAACTGGAATTTCTACAGGTAGAAAAGATCTGA
- the secE gene encoding preprotein translocase subunit SecE, giving the protein MYWYKKFKQFLSEVWLELKKTSWPNRKEVYGTTIVVIIAVIICSAFLYVVDVTLTNIITFILKSFEK; this is encoded by the coding sequence GTGTACTGGTACAAGAAATTCAAGCAGTTTCTCTCGGAAGTCTGGCTGGAACTGAAGAAGACATCCTGGCCAAACCGCAAGGAAGTTTACGGCACGACGATCGTTGTGATCATTGCCGTGATCATCTGTTCGGCTTTCCTCTATGTTGTGGATGTGACTCTCACGAATATCATAACATTCATCCTCAAGAGTTTTGAGAAGTGA
- the rpmG gene encoding 50S ribosomal protein L33: MRENIVFQCSVCKRRNYVSTKNRKKTTEKLEFKKYCRFCRAHTLHKEIK; the protein is encoded by the coding sequence ATGAGGGAAAACATCGTATTTCAGTGCAGTGTTTGCAAGAGAAGAAACTACGTTTCGACCAAGAACAGGAAGAAAACCACGGAGAAGCTGGAATTCAAGAAATATTGCAGGTTCTGCAGGGCACACACGCTGCACAAGGAGATAAAGTAG